One Klebsiella electrica genomic window, GGTTTTCAGCCGTCTGCGGACGGATAGCCCGGACAAGGCGCGTCAAGCGCCGCCTCCGGGAAGCGGGTCCTACAGCTTTTTCAGCAGCGCCTGGTGTACGTTGGCCGGCAGGAAGTGGGACACATCCCCCTGGTGACGCGCCACTTCTTTCACCAGCGATGAAGAGATAAACGACCACTCTTTGCAGGGCATCAGGAAGACGCTTTCCAGCGTTGGCATCAGGTGGCGATTCATATGCGCCAGCTGCATCTCATATTCGAAGTCGGCTACCGCGCGTAACCCGCGAATCAGGATATTCGCCTGCTGCGCGCGGGCAAAATTCGCCATCAGATCGCTGAAACCAATCACCTCGACGTTAACCAGATGCGCCGTTGCCTGCTCCGCCAGCGCAATACGCTCGTCGAGCGTGAACATCGGTTTTTTACTCGGGCTGGCGGCAATAGCCAGCAGCACCTTGTCAAACATGCTGGCGGCACGCGTGACGATATCGATATGCCCGTTGGTAATGGGGTCGAAGGTACCCGGATAGATCGCTTTTGTGCTCATAATTACACTTTCTCTGAATAGCCGCGGCTCAGCGCCCACAGCTCGGTGTATTTATTAAACGTATACTGCGCGTTGACCACGGCGAGTAGCCAGCCCTGTTTACCATCCAGCACGCCGCCGCGCAGCAGCAGCGTTTTGACAAAAGCCCCCAGCGTATGGCCGAAGATGCTCGCCAGAGAGGTCGTCTTCCCCTTCTGATGGCGCTCTCGAGCCCATGCAGAGGCATAGGCCAGCTGCTTTTGCTGGAAGCCGGAGAAGTCGCGGCAGGTCAGATGCAGTAAATCGCCCGGTAGTTCGATAACCTGCGCGCCTTTGGCATCAAGCGATTCGTGCACCAGATTATTGTTATAGCGGAAACGCCTGCGTTCGTACAAACGCATGACGCGGTCGGGATACCAGCCGCTATGGCGCATAAAGCGGCCAAGGAAATAGTTACGTCGGGCGATACTGTAGACGGCGCCGCTCTGAGGGGCCTCCAGGACGCGGCGAAGCGAGTCGGCCAGCTCCGGCGTCACGCGTTCATCGCTGTCAATCATCAGCACATAGTCGCCGCTCGCGTAGTCCTGGGCGCGCTGACGCTGAATACCGTAGCCTTGCCAGTCGCTGTTGACGTAGACCGTCGCGCCGAGGCTGCGGGCCAGTTCGACGGTGTTATCGCTACTGCCGGAGTCCAGCAGTACGATTTCATCGGCCCAGTCTACGGAGGCCAGGCAATCTGCCAGCAGATCCGCCGCATTTTTGGCGATCATCACGACGGACAGTCGGGTCGACATCAGTGGCTCCGCTGCGGCAGATAGGGTTGCAGTAACTGTAGCAGACGCGAGAGCGCGCCCTGGTTTTGATGCAAGACTTCCACCGCGTGGCGGCCATACCACAAACGATAGTCTTCATCGGTGAGCAGATTGGAGACCTGGGTGACCAGCGAATTGACGTCGGTGACCGTAATCAGGCCATCATCCTGCTGCAACCTGGCGCAAATATCTTTGAAGTTGAACGTGTGCGGACCCATCAGTACCGGGATGGCATGCGCCGCCGGCTCCAGCGGGTTGTGACCGCCGCGCTCAACCAGGCTGCCACCGACGAAGGCGAGGTCGGCAATGCCGTACAGTAGCATCAGCTCGCCCATGGTATCGCCGATCACCACCTGGGTGCTGTTCGACGGGATTTCGCCGGTGCTGCGTAGCGTGAAGCTCATCCC contains:
- the coaD gene encoding pantetheine-phosphate adenylyltransferase, which gives rise to MSTKAIYPGTFDPITNGHIDIVTRAASMFDKVLLAIAASPSKKPMFTLDERIALAEQATAHLVNVEVIGFSDLMANFARAQQANILIRGLRAVADFEYEMQLAHMNRHLMPTLESVFLMPCKEWSFISSSLVKEVARHQGDVSHFLPANVHQALLKKL
- a CDS encoding glycosyltransferase family 2 protein, yielding MSTRLSVVMIAKNAADLLADCLASVDWADEIVLLDSGSSDNTVELARSLGATVYVNSDWQGYGIQRQRAQDYASGDYVLMIDSDERVTPELADSLRRVLEAPQSGAVYSIARRNYFLGRFMRHSGWYPDRVMRLYERRRFRYNNNLVHESLDAKGAQVIELPGDLLHLTCRDFSGFQQKQLAYASAWARERHQKGKTTSLASIFGHTLGAFVKTLLLRGGVLDGKQGWLLAVVNAQYTFNKYTELWALSRGYSEKV